One window of Besnoitia besnoiti strain Bb-Ger1 chromosome Unknown contig00089, whole genome shotgun sequence genomic DNA carries:
- a CDS encoding cytochrome b (encoded by transcript BESB_081250), with product MSAHYSLVIEQDSFVPYLPYYLIGLIFLQTAFSLIELSHPDNSIPVNRFVTPLHIVPEWYFLAYYAVLKVIPSKTGGLLVFMSSLINLALLSEIRALNTRMLIRQHFMTRNVVSGWVIIWVYSMIFLIIIGSAIPQATYILYGRLATIVYLTTGLVLCLY from the exons atgtcggctcattactcccttgttattgaacaagattca tttgttccctatctaccatattatctaattggtttaattttcttacaaacggcttttagtttgattgaattatcgcacccagataactccataccagtgaaccggtttgtaactccgcttcatatcgtacctgaatggtactttttagcatattatgcggtgttaaaagtaatcccatccaaaaccggtggtttgttagtatttatgtcctctctcattaacttagctcttttatctgaaattcgagctttgaatactcgaatgttgatacgacaacattttatgactcgaaatgtagtcagtggatgggtaattatttgggtatacagtatgatcttcttgattattattggtagtgctattccacaagcgacttatatcttatatggtagattagctactatcgtatatcttactaccggattggttctatgcttatactaa
- a CDS encoding cytochrome c oxidase subunit iii subfamily protein (encoded by transcript BESB_081260), whose product MTIMLSALSIVVSSVYLKNQHLYTSCTNIMTFTLVVAFLMLVCTEYLGLSLYINDNAFGNGLFILTGIHFSHVIVGAILVFFTQSIYSSLVTYMPTSSIMLSKSKGMLCKIFTEPFTILYLHFVETMWILIHITFYL is encoded by the coding sequence atgaccatcatgttaagtgcattaagtatagtggtatccagcgtatatttgaaaaaccaacatttgtatacaagctgtacgaatatcatgacattcactttggtagtcgccttcttaatgttagtctgtacggaatacttaggactatctctttatattaatgataatgcatttggtaatggacttttcatcttaactggtatacattttagccatgttattgttggagctatccttgtattcttcactcaaagtatctatagttctttagttacttacatgcctacaagctctataatgctaagcaaatctaaaggtatgttatgcaagatctttacagaaccattcactattttatatctacactttgtagaaaccatgtggatattaatccacattacattctatctctaa